Proteins from a genomic interval of Nostoc sp. TCL240-02:
- the pgl gene encoding 6-phosphogluconolactonase — MSKTVEVLPDQPALVARALELILSKLETAIEQRGRFTIALSGGSTPKPLYEAIATQKLPWDKIHVFWGDERYVPPDHPDSNELMTRRAWLDRVDIPAANIHPVPTLEANPELAAAKYEQHLKEFFNSSGVEFPALDVVLLGMGDDAHTASLFPHTEALKVRDRLVTVGNKDGNPRISFTYPFINSALSVIFLVAGANKRPALAQVFAPVADDFAYPSRLIRPQGELWWLLDAAAGSELQH, encoded by the coding sequence ATGAGCAAAACCGTTGAAGTTCTACCGGATCAGCCGGCGCTGGTTGCACGAGCGCTAGAATTAATTCTGTCTAAGTTAGAAACTGCTATTGAGCAGCGAGGGCGGTTTACCATCGCCTTATCTGGCGGCAGTACACCTAAACCGTTATACGAAGCGATCGCTACTCAAAAACTGCCTTGGGATAAAATTCATGTATTCTGGGGGGATGAGCGTTATGTGCCACCAGATCACCCCGATAGCAATGAACTGATGACGCGTCGTGCATGGCTAGATCGTGTTGATATCCCAGCAGCTAACATTCACCCCGTACCAACTTTAGAAGCCAATCCAGAACTCGCGGCTGCAAAGTATGAACAACATCTCAAAGAATTTTTCAATTCTTCTGGGGTAGAGTTTCCCGCATTGGATGTAGTACTACTCGGAATGGGTGATGATGCACATACTGCATCTTTGTTTCCCCACACAGAGGCTCTCAAAGTACGCGATCGCCTGGTGACTGTGGGTAACAAAGACGGAAACCCCAGAATAAGTTTCACATACCCCTTCATCAACTCTGCTCTCAGTGTGATTTTTCTGGTTGCTGGTGCTAATAAACGCCCAGCTTTGGCGCAAGTCTTTGCACCTGTCGCCGATGACTTCGCTTACCCATCCCGCTTAATTCGGCCCCAAGGTGAACTTTGGTGGCTGCTGGATGCAGCAGCAGGTTCGGAACTTCAACATTAA
- a CDS encoding FHA domain-containing protein, translated as MIVCPNCNHPNPDGAVQCEACYTPLPATTNCPSCGASVQADAAFCGQCGCNLHSAGVPHVHSSVATTVTPDVPVEVPPLVPPDPLLELLQPDALGMSGSTNSHPPSSSLPATEVAAPPVAPPEAAVIENSPPEAEPSVAVPVVSGQSIPTPPPLEPAPPSEAELPPPAAPAPTATVARTQLQQVMARLIHVQTDRLIELPQNLSVIHIGKPNDRIPPDIDVSGFPNSEVVSRIHADIRVEGDAHYVEDVGSSNGTYINNLPLLPGNRHRLRPGDRISLGKGDLMTFLFQLA; from the coding sequence ATGATCGTCTGCCCTAATTGCAATCATCCCAACCCTGATGGTGCTGTCCAATGCGAAGCTTGCTATACACCGTTGCCCGCGACTACTAACTGTCCTAGTTGTGGGGCAAGTGTGCAGGCAGATGCTGCATTCTGTGGACAGTGTGGCTGTAACCTTCACTCCGCAGGAGTTCCACATGTTCATAGTTCGGTAGCTACAACAGTTACTCCCGATGTTCCTGTGGAAGTACCACCGTTAGTTCCACCCGATCCTCTGTTAGAACTTTTACAACCAGATGCTTTGGGAATGAGCGGTTCTACTAACTCTCATCCTCCCAGTTCATCTTTACCAGCAACAGAGGTGGCAGCTCCTCCAGTAGCTCCCCCAGAGGCAGCTGTTATAGAAAACAGCCCCCCAGAAGCAGAGCCAAGCGTCGCAGTACCCGTAGTTTCTGGACAAAGTATTCCTACTCCACCACCGTTGGAACCAGCGCCACCCTCTGAAGCGGAACTACCTCCACCAGCTGCACCAGCACCAACTGCAACCGTTGCCAGAACACAATTGCAGCAGGTTATGGCGCGGTTAATCCACGTTCAAACTGATCGACTAATTGAATTGCCGCAAAATCTCTCTGTGATTCATATCGGCAAGCCTAATGATCGGATTCCTCCAGATATAGACGTTTCAGGATTTCCTAATTCAGAAGTTGTCTCGCGAATTCATGCAGATATTCGTGTTGAGGGAGACGCTCACTATGTAGAAGATGTGGGAAGTTCTAATGGCACTTACATTAATAACTTGCCCCTTTTACCAGGAAATCGTCATCGATTGCGACCAGGCGATCGCATCAGTTTGGGTAAAGGAGACTTAATGACATTCCTGTTTCAACTTGCTTAA